The Populus alba chromosome 13, ASM523922v2, whole genome shotgun sequence genome contains the following window.
TGGGCCCAGCCTAGGACTAGATGCAGTCTCTATAATGCTTGTGGTAATTTTGGTAGCTGCAATAGTAATAATGAAGTGGTATGTAAATGTTTGCCTGGTTTTCAGCCTGTCTCACCAGAGTACTGGAATTCTGGAGATAATTCAAGAGGATGCGCTAGAAGATCACCATTATGCAGCAACAGTGCTACAAGTGACACATTTTTGAGCTTAAAGATGATGAAAGTAGCAAATCCGGATGCACAATTCAAGGCTAACAGTGAGGAGGAATGTAAAATGGAGTGCCTCAACAACTGCCAATGTGAGGCTTTCTCATATGAAGAAGCTGAAACCACTAATGGGGGTGAATCTGAAAGTGCCACCTGCTGGATTTGGACCGATGATCTCAGGGACATTCAAGAGGAGTATGATGGTGGCCGTGATCTCCATGTACGCGTATCAGTCTCTGATACAGGtaagtttttttcccctttctaaaacatgtaaaaactctTTGTTGTCTAATTTCTGCAAACATAGCTTTTGATGTGGATCTGCTTTTCAATTGGAGCTCTCTATAAATTTGATTTCGCTATTCCCCTATCGGATGAGGTCACTGGGCTATGGCTGCCCTTTCACCTTACGATATAATGAGTGACTCCAAAAACACTACCAACCTCACTGTTATTCTAAAAGTGATCCGAGTCCAACCattagaaaaggataaaaaggtGGCGATCCTAGTCTCTGCAGTTTGCTTGATCCTACACTTGCTAACCTTTCTTAAGGCTACGATCATGGAGGTTTGAGAAATGAAATGAATTCCTTTGTCGAACATGAGCTTTGATAGTATATAACTAGATTGCAATGGTTAGTGTTTTTGAGTTTTCAGAACTTCTGTTTCTGCAGAATCAGCAGCAACAGCTTGTGGGACTTGTGGAACTAACATGATTCCCTATCCCCTTAGCACTGGACCAAAATGTGGTGATCCCGCATACCTTAATTTCTGCTGCAACCTCTCATCAGGCCAGCTTAACTTTAAGGCAAGAGGCGACACCTACAGAGTCACAAAAATCAATCCAGGAACGCACACATTTGTCATCCAAACTGAAACTGCAGATAGTTGCAAGTCCATAAAATCAAATGGAAATCTCTTACAGCTCAATCAATCATCTCCATTTCATGTGATTAGATTTTGCAATGTTGATCTGGGTAACATTAGTTCAGCTATTTCTTTCACGGGTGGAGACGAGGTTGAGATAGGTTGGGATCCGCCACCCGAGCcaacttgtttttcttcttcagacTGCAAATATTGGCCAAATTCAAGTTGCAGTGCAAGAATAGATGGAAAGAAATTGTGCCTTTGTAATGCAAAGTTTAAATGGGATGGTTTGAAGTTGAAATGTACTGAAGGTAAGAATTCTAGAATTGCTCACAAGTATGGAACGACATGCCTTTTACGAGTTGTTTTCTGTTTGTGATTGCAGCTGGTCATTACAGTGAGAAAAAAGATAGTTCTTCAATAGGGAAGATTCCATTGTCTCTGATCATTGCAGTAGCTTTGATTAGTCTCATTGCTTTAGCTGTTCTCTCAAGCACCATTGTTTGCATATGTTTACAGAGAAGAAGGATGCCGAAGCTACGAGGTAAGCAATATCTATTCAACAATGTCAATTGTTTTCTTCTACCAAGAGAATAACACTATCTTGGAAGCCTTCTCAACGTGGATATGATGCTACTAACACGTCATGACATTGATATATGAGTTCAGAAAACAAGGGAATTTTTCCAAGAAATTTAGGATTTCACTTCAATGGTAGCGAGAGGCTTGTCAAGGACTTGATTGACTCAGATCGGTTCAATGAAGATGAGACAAAGGCTATAGATGTGCCATGTTTTGACTTGGAAAGCCTATTAGCTGCTACAGATAACTTCTCAAATGCAAACAAGCTAGGACAAGGTGGCTTCGGGCCTGTCTACAAGGTAAGATATAATACTTTTGATCACAGTTTCTTTATCAGAAACCTCAAAATATGTTCACTGATAGatgcatctttcaaaaatttgatGTCTGTGGGATTAGGCTACATTTCCAGGAGGAGAAAAAATTGCTGTCAAGAGGCTATCAAGTGGTTCTGGTCAAGGATTAGAAGAATTCAAAAATGAGGTTGTCCTGATTGCCAAGCTACAACACAGGAATCTTGTGAGGCTTCTGGGCTATTGTATTGAAGGAGATGAAAAGATGTTACTGTATGAGTATATGCCAAACAAAAGCTTAGACTCATTCTTATTTGGTTTGTTCCACCTACTTATCTTCCTTACATTACATAACGTTAATATGTTGACTGACTGGAACTAAAGTCATTCTCTTGATTTGAAACGAAACCCTGCAAGATCGAAAGCTGTGTGTGTCACTGGACTGGGAGATGCGCTATAACATCATCATTGGAATTGCTCGAGGGCTGCTTTATCTTCACCAGGATTCCAGGTTGAGAATCATTCATAGAGACTTGAAATCAAGCAACATTCTGCTGGATGAAGAAATGAACCCCAAGATCTCCGACTTTGGCCTGGCAAGAATTTTTGGAGGCAACGAAACTGCCGCAAACACGAACAGAGTTGTTGGAACCTAGTAAGTTCTACATTGATTGTAAGATCTTCTACTTTATTTAGAC
Protein-coding sequences here:
- the LOC118039490 gene encoding G-type lectin S-receptor-like serine/threonine-protein kinase At4g03230; translated protein: MLPPAFFLYVFLFCSLLLHCLAGDSLTRNSPIRDSRGETLVSNGEKFELGFFTPNGSTERRYVGIWFYRSSPRTVVWVANRDSPLLDHSGVFSVDENGNLEILDGKGRSFWSINLQKPSSMNRIAKLMDTGNLVVSDEDDEKHLTGILWQSFENPTETFLPGMKLDEDMALISWKSYDDPASGNFSFQLDREANQFVIWKRSIRYWRSGVSDNGGSSRSEMPSAISYFLSNFTSTSVRNDSVPYITSSLYTNTRMVMSFAGQIQYLQLNTEKTWSVIWAQPRTRCSLYNACGNFGSCNSNNEVVCKCLPGFQPVSPEYWNSGDNSRGCARRSPLCSNSATSDTFLSLKMMKVANPDAQFKANSEEECKMECLNNCQCEAFSYEEAETTNGGESESATCWIWTDDLRDIQEEYDGGRDLHVRVSVSDTESAATACGTCGTNMIPYPLSTGPKCGDPAYLNFCCNLSSGQLNFKARGDTYRVTKINPGTHTFVIQTETADSCKSIKSNGNLLQLNQSSPFHVIRFCNVDLGNISSAISFTGGDEVEIGWDPPPEPTCFSSSDCKYWPNSSCSARIDGKKLCLCNAKFKWDGLKLKCTEAGHYSEKKDSSSIGKIPLSLIIAVALISLIALAVLSSTIVCICLQRRRMPKLRENKGIFPRNLGFHFNGSERLVKDLIDSDRFNEDETKAIDVPCFDLESLLAATDNFSNANKLGQGGFGPVYKATFPGGEKIAVKRLSSGSGQGLEEFKNEVVLIAKLQHRNLVRLLGYCIEGDEKMLLYEYMPNKSLDSFLFDRKLCVSLDWEMRYNIIIGIARGLLYLHQDSRLRIIHRDLKSSNILLDEEMNPKISDFGLARIFGGNETAANTNRVVGTYGYIAPEYALDGLFSFKSDVFSFGVVVLEIVSGKRNTGCYHPEQSLSLLGHAWNLWKEDKAMKLLDQTLSKTCNTDEYVKCVNVGLLCVQEDPGDRPTVSNILFMLGSETPTLPDPKQPAFVFRRCPSSRASSSSKPDTVSNNGLTVTLEDGR